The DNA region GAAAAGAGAGACGGGTTGTCGCGAATGGGAAAGAGCCGGGAAGCGATCAACCGGTTGAGGATCGCTTCATAGCGATCCTGTCCGACGAGAACGCGCGGGTATTCGGGAATTTCCCCTCCGATCGCGACCGCCTTGTCTGGAGATTCGGCGTCCAGCCGGAGCGGGGCTTTCCCCAATCCCAGCGAACGGTAGGTCGCGTCAGCGTCTTCAGTGCTGAGATTCATGGCGCGGAGCCCGCGGACTGCGCCTGTCGCTGTTCGACGAGCAGGCGTCGACATGCGCCTTTGAGGCGTGCCAGGATGTAATAGACGGTCTGGCTCCGCTGGCGGACGAGCTCGGTGCCGACGATTTTCGGTACGAAGGTGTTCGGGATCGCCATCACCTCCGCCGCGGTCGAACCCGCCAATCCCTGACAAAGGATCGAGGCCATAGCACGGGTAAGAGTCTGCACGTGGGGACCGAGCGACATTCGGAAAAGAAGTCGATCTCCCGAATCAGCCTTCAGGAAGACACCGACCGAATCGGTGCACTCCTCGTCTTTACGGACATCCGAGAGTAAAAAGGTCTCCCCCTCCTTTGGGGCATATTCGCCGGCACGGTCGCTGTAGGCGATGAGCAATTCCCTCTTTTCCTGCGCAGGGAGGCTTTCAAAGAGATGGACGATCTCCTGCAGGCCCGCGGGCAATGGTGCGTCGACGCTTGGCATGGAATTACAATCAAGTCACAATCGGCGCGAACGTCAATCGCCACGTTGGTCAACCGATCCCGCAAAGTTGCTGCCGCGGCAAGGATTTCGCCGGAGGAGCGGCTCAGCTGACTTCGATCGCGGGCAAGAATTGGAACCGGACGAGCTTACCCCCAAGCTTTCGAAAAGCACGCGATCGGAATCGAACGAGGCATTGGGTGTGGTGAGCAGCTTTTCGCCGATGAAAATCGAGTTGGCGCCGGCCAGAAAGCAGAGGAGCTGGGTTTCGGGCGGCAAGCGGCGCCGCCCGGCCGCCAACCGGATCCGGCTGCGGGGGAGGACGATGCGCGTCACGCAGATTAGTCGCACCAAGTCGAGTGGGTCGACCGGCGGTTGAGAACTGAGAGGGGTGCCCGGAATGGGAACGAGAAGATTGAGCGGGACGCTTTCCGGCGCGGGGTCGAACTCAAGAAGGGCCAGCAGCATTTCCAAGCGGTCATCCACGCTTTCCCCCATGCCCAGGATGCCGCCGCTGCAAAGGCGCAAGCCGGCCTCTTGCGCCGCGCGCAGGGTGGCAATCCTGTCCGCGAAGGAATGGGTCGTCGCGATTTCCCGATAGAACTTCGGACCGGAATTGAGGTTGTGATTGTAAACCGTGACCCCGGCCTCGCGAAGACGACGTGCGGCCGCCGGTCGGAGCAGACCCAAGGTCACGCAGATCTCCAGGCCCTCGTCACGAATCGTTTCCACGAGTCGACAGACCTCATGGAGCCGGCTATCTCCTTCTTTGAGACCACGCCAGGCAGCTCCCAGGCAGAGACGGGTTGCTCCGCGGAGGCGTGCTTCCCGCGCCGCCCGGCGAAGAGAGGAAGGGTCGAGAATCCCCTGCCGGGTGATTCCGGTTGCGTACCGCAAGCTTTGCGCGCAGTACCGGCAGTCCTCCGAGCACCCTCCCGCCTTGATGTTCACAAGCTCACAGCGCTGGATCTCATTCTCCGGATGGTGGACGACATGGACGGAGCGGGCGCGCGTGAGGAGAGGCAGGAGTGGCTGATCATAAAGCCTTCGAAGACTTTCCAAGGTCTCCATGCGCCAACGTTATGGGCTCGCCGATGCCAGGCAAAGCTCTTTTTGCCTGAAGCGACCGTCTGAAGACAGGCCGATTCGGACCGAGCGCCAAGGGGAAAGCGTCAGCGGACAAAAAAAGGGATGTTGAACAAACCATGGCTATATTCTCAATCATAGGGACCGATCAGCCATCTCCGGGATGGCCCGGAAGCGAGCGGGCGCGGGTGCCGAATTGCCGATCGCCGGCGTCCCCCAGCCCCGGGAGAATGAAGCCGCGCTCGTTCAGCCCGCGATCGATGGCTCCGGTGAAGATGGTCACTTCCGGATGAGCTTCCTGTACCCTGCGGATTCCTTCCGGGGAAGAGAGGCAGCAGACGAGGCGGAGCCGCCGGGCTCCTCGCTCCTTGAGCAGGTTGAGAATGGTCACGGCGGTGCCTCCGGTTGCGAGCATCGGATCCAAGAGAACGACCTGCGCATCGGAAGTCACCGCAGGAATGCGGTCGAGATAAATGGACGGTTCCAGCGTATGCTCGTCTCGCAGCGCGCCGATGAAGGAAACAGCGGCTTGGGGAAGAAGGGTACGGAAGGGCGGGAGCATGCCCAAGCCGGCGCGCAGGATCGGCACGAGCACAACCGCTTCCGAGAGGATGGGGCCTCGAGTGTCTTCCAACGGGGTAGCGACAGGGATCGACTTGAGCGCGAAATCGCGCGTCGCCTCCACGGCGAGAACAAAACAGGCTTCTTCCAGCAAGCGAACGAAAAGGCTCTGATCGGTTCGCCGGTCGCGCATCTGGGTAATGCGATCGTAGAGGACGGGATGTTGGACATGATGCAGGCCGGACATGAGCGATCGCCTCGTGCGCGTTGGCTCTAGAAAGGCAAAAAACTATTGAAAAGCAAGGAGCAGTATGGCGGAGCCCCGGCTTTGGGGCGAAGATCCCCGCCGTGCGGCATCCGACACAGCTGGGGAGGAAGCCCGAGGCCGCTTGCGAGGGCAAGTCTCCGGGCCTTCGGCAGAAAGCCCTTGGAAAGGGAAAAGAGAACGTCATAGCGTAGGACATGGCAAATTCCTCCCATAAGCTTGCACTGCGCCGCCGTCCTCGGAGGCTCCGGGCCACCGAGGCGATCCGGCGGTTGATCGAAGAGCACGTTCTGAACGTGAGCGACCTCGTCGCACCTATTTTTTGCAAGGAAAGCGGGCCGCAGGAGGAGATCGAGTCGATGCCCGGGGTCTTTCGACACAATCCGGCCGACGCCGTCCGGCTGGCGCTGGATTTATACGAAGCGGGGGTACCGGGTGTCGCCCTCTTTCCCTGCATCCCCGAAGAAAAGAAGGACGCGAAGGGATCAGCCGCGCTGGACCCTGCGGGGTTGATACCCCGGGTGGTGCGGGAGATCAAGGCGAGAGGGGCGGGTCTGCTGGTGATCGCCGACGTCGCTCTGGATCCCTATACGGACCACGGGCACGACGGTGTTTGGAATGCGGAGACCGGAGAGATCGAGAATGATCCGACTGTCTTCGTACTCTGCGAGATGGCGCGGATCCTCGGCGAGGCGGGCGTCGATTTCGTCGCGCCTTCCGACATGATGGACGGAAGGATCGCCGCCATCCGGGTGAGCTTGGATGCGGCGGAACTGGAGCGGGTGGGGATCCTGGCCTATGCCGTCAAATTTGCTTCCGCTTTTTACGGGCCTTTTCGCGACGCTATCGGAAGCCGCCGAGGGAAAGGGTATTTGGATAAAAGAAGCTATCAGCTCAATCCGGCCAACCTTCGTGAGGGCTTGCTCGAAGCGCAGCTCGATGAGGAGGAAGGAGCGGATATCCTCATGGTTAAGCCGGCGGGACCCTATCTGGACGTGATTTCGAACGTCCGTGCGCGCACTCTTCTTCCCGTCGCCGCCTACCAGGTCAGCGGCGAATATGCGCAAATCATCGCTGCCGCGGGAAAGGGCTGGCTCGATCTGGAAGCGGCCTATCGGGAATCTCTTCTCGCCATCAAGCGCGCGGGGGCGGATCTTATTTTTACTTATTTCGCCCCTCTCTTTGCAGGCATTAAGCTGTAAGATCTACGCATTCAATTATTTGTAAAATTTACTCTCTGTAAAAGAAACGAGCGACGCGATAACGGAAGCGTTCTGTGCGATCCGGCAGGCGCGAGGGGGAGAGCATTCCATGCAAGAAACTTTCGGTCGATTTCCGAGCTTTGACGACGCCCTTGCGGCGTTCCTGCGCTTTTCGGCGGTATCGCGCAATCGCTTGGCGTTCCACTCCGATTGGCGGGATTGGCTGGTTGCGGTTGCGGCCGCGCCTCCCGGGGGGGTACGGGGTCCAGGCAGGTGGAGAATGGACTGGCGTGAGCTGTGCGGGGCCGGCGCGGATGCTTCCCGCAAGCTCGACGCGTTGCGGGTCTTGAAGCACCGGGAGCAGCTGCGGATCGGCTTCCTCGACTTTGCGGGACGTTATTCTTGGCAGGAAACAGTCGCGGCCCTTTCGCATCTCGCCGATTTTTCCATCGCCTCAGTTCTACGACTCGTTGAGGAAGAACTTCGTGTGACGCACGGTTCGGTTTCGGTGCTTGCGTTGGGGAAGCTGGGCGGACAAGAGCTGAACTACAGCTCGGACATCGACATCGTCTTCCTTGCCGGGGACGAGGAGAGCCGTTTTGCCGCACCGCTTCGGACGACCATCGCCCAACGCGTCATATCCGGGCTTTCCGGTGCGGGCAAAGCCGGAGCGCTCTATCGGGTCGATTTGCGGCTGCGCCCGGATGGCGACTCCGGGGCGCTGGTGCCCTCATTGTCCGAGAGCGAGCGGTATTATGCGGCCTCCGGCGAGACCTGGGAGCGGATGGCGCTGATCAAAGCACGCTACGTCGCAGGAGATCCTGACCTGGGGTACGAGTTCGAACTGTTGCGGCAACACTTTTGCTTTCCCCGCCATCTCACGGAGGAGGTCTTCGAGGAGATCGCCGCGATGAAGGCCCGCATCGATGAGGAGATCCTGCTCGGCGATCGGAAGCTGCGTGACGTAAAGCTCGGACCGGGAGGAATCCGCGAGATCGAATTCGTCGCGCAGGCGCTGCAGCTTTTTTATGGGGCCCGGCAGCCGATCATCCAAGTGCGATCTACCTGTTCCGCGTTGCGCGCGCTGGCAACCGTGCAGATCCTGCCGTTCGAAGAAGCGGAGGCGTTGACGAAAGCTTACGGCTTTTTGCGGAACTTGGAACACCGGCTGCAAATGGTGGAGGAATTGCAAACGCATTTGCTTCCTACGGATTCGGATGCACGGGCGGAGATCGCCAAGTCGCTGGGATTATCACCGCCGGACTTCGAGTCGACGCTGCAAAAGCACCGCACGCTTGTCCATGAATTATTTCAAAAATATTTCATTAAAAAATGTGAAACGCACGCTCATATTCCGCTCGGAGTCTTCGCTGCTCCCGCGGAGGCGGAACGAAATCTCGCGGCTCTTCAGGTGCGCGATTCCCTCTTGAGCGCTCCCCGCGCCGCTCGCGCGTATCGTCGCTTAGCTCCCTTTCTGGCACAGTCGCTCGCATCGGCGGTCGACCCCGATGCCGTCCTCCGCCGTTTCGTCTCTTTCGTATCCAAATACGGAGCGCGGTCTTTCCTTTACGAAACCCTGGCGGCCAATCCGAAAGCCCTCGATCTCCTGATCCGGCTTTTCGACGCCAGCTCCTTCTTCAGCGAAATCCTTTTCGCGCAGCCCGAACTCTTCGAAGAGGTTACGCAAAGCCCTTCCCTGGGAAGGCAGAAGAATCGGGCCGACTATCTCCGAGAGCTGGAAAGTTTGCCGGGGGAACCGGCGGTCGCCGCGCGGATCTATCGTCGCGGCGAGCTTCTCCGTATTCTCCTCCGCGATATTCTGGGGCTGGCCGATCTCGCTGCGATTCAAGAAGAATATACGGCGCTTGCCGAAGCCTGCCTTGAACTTGCCTGCCGAAGATCGAGCCGGGGAAATCTGGCCTACGTGGCCCTCGGCAGGTTTGGAGGCGGTGATCTCGCTTACGGGTCCGATCTCGACTGCCTTTGCATCGGCGCACCGGAAGAAGCGGCATTGGCCGTGCACCGTTTTCTTACCGAAACGCTGGGGGCGGGAATTCTTTTTCCTATGGATTACCGTCTGCGGCCGCACGGAGAAGGCCCTCTGGCTCGTCCGGTGGAAGCGTACGAGCGCTACTACCGCGATGAGGCGGAGTTTTGGGAAATTCAGGCTTTGACTCGCGCGCGCTTCGTCGCGGGCGACCCAACTACCGGACAAAGGTTCATCGACAAAGTGGAACGGATCTGGCTCGATCGAACCGCGTCCTGCCCGGTGGACAAGGTCATCGCCATGCGGGAACGAATCGAAGCGGAACGTCACGCGGGCGTTCTTTCTTTCCGACGTTTCAAGACCGGCATCGGAGGGATTCTTGATATCGAATTCGGGATCACCCTCTGGCTTATGAAGGAACGCAAACGGGAGCCCAATTTCTGGAAGGCGTTGGTCGCCCTTCAGGCCGCCCTTCCCGCGGTGGCGCAGCGGTTTGAGCAGGGATACCGATTCCTCCGGCGCTTGGAAGCCGTGCTCCGGCGGGAAAGAAACCAGCACCAGGAAATCTTGCCCGAAGACCCTCAAGCGTGGAACCGACTCGGCCGCCGCTTGGGATTTGCTACCCTGGAAGAGTTTATCGAGGCCTACGAAGGGCAGCGAAAGGCGATTCGTGCGGGCTACGTTGAGCTATGCGAGCGAGTGCGTCGCTCGCTGCATTGAGCTCCGCCTCTTTTTTGCTGCGGCCGGTACCTTCTCCGAGAGGTGCCTCGCCCCACTCGACGACGACGGTGTACCATTTGCGATGCGCTTCGCCGGATTGGCCAATGCAGCGGTACCGAGGGGGCTCGCCCCCTTCCTTTTGCAGAAATTCCTGCAACAATCCTTTCGGATTGCCCAGAAGAGTTTCCGGCGACGAACCCACCCGCTGGAGCGCCTCCGAAAAAAGCTTGCGCACGATCATCTTCGTTTTACGCCAGCCGGCGTCTCGATAGATGGCGCCGATCAGCGCCTCGAAGGAGTCGGCCAGGGTAGAGTCTTTTTCTCGCCCGCCGCTTTTCTCTTCCCCTTTGCCGAGCAAGAGCAGAGCGCCCAGGCCGAGTTCCCTGGCAATCGTGGCAAGACGCGCGCGGTTGACCAGAAAGGAGCGCGCTTTCGTGAGCAATCCTTCGTTGTGCTTGGGGAAAAGAGAATACAGGTAGTCGGTGATGGCGAGTTGCAACACGGCGTCCCCTAGAAATTCCAGCCGCTGATAGTCGGGGCTTTCGCGTCGGCTTTCCGCCGCGTAGGAAGGATGCGTGAGCGCCTCGCGCAGCAACGACAGGCTGCGAAATTCATGCCCGATGGCCACTTGGAGGCCTTCCAGATTCATTTCCCGCTTTTGCTGTCAAACACGTAATAATCCTTCGGCTGCGCGGTCCGCCGCAGGAAAGCAAGAGGCACTCCGGTCCAGCAGGGACCCCAAGGGAGACATTCCCCGCGAGGGAACCGCTTCTCCCGGCACGGCCACGAGGAACGGAACGCGACGGGTTCGCTGCGGAAAATGCTTTTGCTTGGATGCCGTAAAAAGGCGTTCCGCGACGAAGGCGTCATTGACCTCTCGGATGAAACCGCCGATGCACTTCCCGGAGCCGATCGGCGTCGACATGGGTATAAATCTGAGTGGTGGCGAGGTCGGCGTGACCGAGCAAGAGCTGCAAGGATCGGAGGTCCGCGCCGTGATGAAGAAGGTGGGTCGCGAACGAATGGCGCAATAGGTGGGGATGAATTCCCCGGCCGAGGCCGATCCGCCGGGCTAGGCGGGAGAGGAGTTGATTCAAAGCAAAACGGCTGAGCGGACCGCCGCCGCGCTTCACAAAAAGAAAGTCGCTTCTTCGCGCGCCCAGAAGGAGAGGACGACCCTCGCGAAGGTAGACCTCAAGCGCGCGAACCGCGGCCCTACCCAAGGGAACCATCCGTTCCTTGCCGCCCTTTCCAAAAACACGCAACAACCGTTCTTCCCGCAAGAACGAGGTGAAGCGGAGGCCGACCAGTTCGCTCGCCCGTAGGCCGGCTCCATAGAGGGTCTCCAGGATGGCGCGATCGCGAATGCCTTCCGGGGTAGATGGATATTCTATGGATAAAAGATGGATTATTGTCTTCTCCGACAAAACTCGGGGGATTCGAAGCCCGACTTTCGGCATCTCCAGATCAGTAGCGATGTCGGAGGAAATTGTGCCCTCTCGTCGCAAGAAGAAGAACAAATGACGCAAAGCCACGATCAGCGATTTAAGAGAGCTAGGAGCCAATCCCCTGTCGCGCTCCCGCGCCAAGTATCTGTGAATGTCTTCGATGGTGACGCGGGCGGGATCGCAGAGGCGGTTTTCCACCGCCCATCGGGCGAAGGCTTCGAGAAGAAGCCGATTGCTGAGCTGGGTGTTGGCGGCATGATCCTTTTCGGTAGCCAGATAGCATAGCACGGATTCGATGGCTTGGGCCCAAGCATCGCCATCGGTTTTCCTCACGCTTCCGCGATCCCCCTAATGCCGCCTGCGATTGAGCTCCGCCAAAACTTGCGGATCCCGGACGTCGGCCCAATCGCCCTGTAAAACCAGCCCATGCACCTTGCCGCTCCGGGCCAGCTCGCGGACGGCCGCTGTCAATTCATACTCGCCTCTCGGGGATTTTTCCAACCTCTCCATAAAAACAAACGCCCGGGGCGAAAACACGTAGATCCCGGCATTGTAGTAGCGATTCGGCCAGAGATCGGGATTTTGCGGTTTTTCAATAATATCCTGGACTAAGCCGTTGGAGTCGAGTCGTACGGCTCCTCCCAACCGGAGGTCCTGCCGGGAACAGACGGCGACAACCCCGTCGTCGCAGTATGCCGCGATCAGGCGAGGATATTCCTGCGGGTCGACCAAGATGTCCCCGTAAGAGAGGAGAAAGGGCTCTTCGCCAACCCAGTCACGCGCGAGCAGAGGGGCGCGCCCCGTGCCGTCGAGGACTTTTTGCTCCCGATAGACGATCGAAACTCCAAGCGGCGCTCCATCCTGAAAATAAGAGCGGATACGCTCTTGCTGGTGCCCCACGACCAAACAGAACTCCGTTACCCGGGCGGAATCCCGGAGGCCGCAAACAATCCGATCGAGTACCGGCCGCCCGCCGACGCTCAACATCGGCTTGGGCACCTGCGTGGTTAAGGAACCCATGCGAGTGCCTTTGCCGGCGGCCAGGATCATCGCTTTCATAGCCGAATTGTCGTCGAAGCCCTCGCATTTGGTCGAGTCGAATGCAAAACAAATTGGACCGAAACACAGGCTCGGCTCCTATCCGATCCTTTGGGCGGACGCCAGCCATTCGCGGAGCCGCGCGACCGCCTGCGACCGATGGCTGTAGCGGTCCTTCTGCTCCGGTGTCATCTCCGCGAAGGTAAGCAGGGCCCCATCGGGCAAGAAGATGGGATCATATCCGAACCCTTCGCGGCCTCGGGGTAGCGGTGTGATCCTACCTCGGCAGCTCGCCTCCACGGTAACCAAGATTTGGCCGTTCGTCGCCAAGGCCAGGGCACAAGAAAAAACAGCGGTGCGCTCCTCTTGCGGGACGTCTGCAAGGCGGTGAAGAAGAAGGCGGCGATTCTCAGCGTCGCTTGCCCGGGGGCCGGCATAGCGGGCAGAGCGAACTCCAGGCTCGCCGCCAAGGGCTGCGACCGAAAGGCCGGAATCATCGGCCAGCACCAACCCGGGGTGGGTGAGGCTATACGATATAGCTTTTGTGATGGAATTATCCATAAACGTCAGTCCATCTTCCTTCCATGGGTTGTCGGCGGCGGGGAAGATTGCGGGCACCAGGGTTAAGGAAGGCCCGAAAAGGCGTTGAAACTCCGCCAACTTGTGGGGATTGGTGGAGGCGAGGTGGAGTGTCAGCATACGCCAAGCTAGCATGGCAGAGAGGGATGAGAAAGCCGGACGGCGTGTCAGGCGACGTGAGGAACTGATTCGCTGGCGACAGGGGGAATTGACCGCTATGCAGGTTTCGGAACGGTTGCGGCAAAGGAGCTGGGCTGTTGCTGCACCAGCACCGCCGCGCGCGGTCTCTCGATGAGTCGATAGCCTCCTCCACGGGTCGTGGCCGGTAGCTGTGGTGGAGGAGCCGATCGACGATCGCGGTCATTTTGAGACAAGTCATCATGGCCTAGAGCCGTTTGTGGTCGATCATCAGAAGGTTCCAGATGTCGTCAGGGGGGCATTTTGGGCTGTCGGCTCACTTCGTGCATCCCCTAGGACTTTGTGCCCGGCGGCGAGTTTTCTTTGCTTGCTGCCGCCCAGGGGCATGGGTTAGCGTCAGGGAGCGGGCGCGGTTAGCTCAGAGGGAGAGCACTACCTTGACACGGTAGGGGTCACAGGTTCGATCCCTGTACCGCGCAGTCGAATTTCCGAAAGAAGCAATTCTGGAGGCGACGGAGCGTCTATTAGGCTATCCGATCGGCCAGCCCTTTCGCCGACCCGACGGGCCGCAGTGCACCCTTAACCTCGCCGCGGCTGATCTTATCACAAAATAGCGGAAAAAAGTCGTTTTTAGCCTCTGTTTTTACGCGGAGCGGAAACCCATGGAGTTACGCGCTGGAAGATGGGATGCGGGGAGGAGCGCGGCCATTCATATGTGTAACTGCCGTTCCGGCGCGTGGGCTGCGATCGTTTTGCTGTCGGCATGGCTGGGAAGCGCGGGCATGGATGCCGCCAGGGGAGAGATGGAGAGCGTGCGGACCATCCGGGTCCATGCAGAGGCCGAGGCGGCAGTGCCAATCGATCGAGCGGTCGTGCGGTTCGCTTTGATCAGCGAGGGGAAGACTCCCGGCGAAGCCCAACAGCGGGACGAATGCCGCTTTGGGGACATTCGCAAACGGGTGGATGGTGAATGGGGCGGAAAGGCGGCCTGGAAGACCTCGGAAATTCGACTGCAGCCAGTCATGGCCGAGGGAAAGGGGAAAAAGGAGGGGAAAGAGCGCACCATCGCGTACCGAGTGACGCGCCGGGAGGCGATCGAGCTGGCGGAGTTCTCCCAGTTGGGCGGGCTGCTTGCCGTTCTTTTCGCTGCGGGAGTCGACGAGGTTTCCGGAGTCGAATGGCTGTCGAATCGACTAGAGCCTCTCTATCGGGAATTGCTGGGAAAGGCGTTGGAGAAGGCGCGGGGGAAGGCTGAACTCCTGGCTAAGGCGGCAGGTGCACAGTTGGGGCCGGTCTTGAACATCCAGGAAGGGCCCGAGCCTGCGCGTCCGCTTTCGCGGTTGGAACTGGAAGGCGCTGCAAGCGGGGTGGCACAGCAGGGCACTGCGGCCGTGTTTCCCGTCAGCGGCGGAGAAATGAGGATTCAGGCCTCGGTCCAGGTGGTCTTTCGCTTGTGGTGATTCGTCCGGCGCAGAGGAAAAAGAGGCGGCCGTTCCTTGCCTTTGCGCCGTGCCGGCTGTATGGGAAAGGAAGATGCATCCGGATCTTCCTCCTTTGCTTGCACTACAGGAGATCGATCAACAAATCGCGCGCCTTCGCTTGGAGATCGCGCAACTGCCTCTTGCCAGGAGACGTGTGGAAGCGGTGTTGGCGGATGCGAAGCGGAAGCTGCTGGAGGCCAAGCAGGCACAGCAGTCGACCGAGCTGCTGCGACGGCAAAAGGAAGGTGAGATCGAGGAGCTGGGCCGCCGTCTGGCCCGATATCAAGCACAACAGATGCAGGTGCGGAAGAACGAAGAATATCAGGCGCTCTCCCATGAAATTCTCCAGGTCAAGAGCGAGGTGGAGAGGGAAGAGGAGGAGGTGCTGCTGCTCCTCGAAAGAGGCGACGCCTTGAAGATCGACGTGAAGCAGGAGGAAGAGAAGGCGAGGGAAGCGGAAGAGGAAGCCCGGCAGCAGCGAAAGGCGCTGGCGGAGAAGGAATCCCGGTTGAGGGACCAGCTGGCAGATGCGGAAAAGGATCGGGAGAGGCGGGCGACCGCCGTAAATCAAGCCCTTCTGGCGCGTTATCAAAATCTTGTGCGAGGACACAGAGAAAATGCTGTCGTCCCGGTCGTCCACGGAAACTGCGGAGGCTGCCACATGAAGCTGACTCGGCAGACGCTCTTGCGGGCG from Methylacidimicrobium sp. AP8 includes:
- a CDS encoding zinc ribbon domain-containing protein, whose product is MHPDLPPLLALQEIDQQIARLRLEIAQLPLARRRVEAVLADAKRKLLEAKQAQQSTELLRRQKEGEIEELGRRLARYQAQQMQVRKNEEYQALSHEILQVKSEVEREEEEVLLLLERGDALKIDVKQEEEKAREAEEEARQQRKALAEKESRLRDQLADAEKDRERRATAVNQALLARYQNLVRGHRENAVVPVVHGNCGGCHMKLTRQTLLRAEVGAEFAFCDNCGRILFVAG
- a CDS encoding SufE family protein codes for the protein MPSVDAPLPAGLQEIVHLFESLPAQEKRELLIAYSDRAGEYAPKEGETFLLSDVRKDEECTDSVGVFLKADSGDRLLFRMSLGPHVQTLTRAMASILCQGLAGSTAAEVMAIPNTFVPKIVGTELVRQRSQTVYYILARLKGACRRLLVEQRQAQSAGSAP
- a CDS encoding non-canonical purine NTP pyrophosphatase; translated protein: MLTLHLASTNPHKLAEFQRLFGPSLTLVPAIFPAADNPWKEDGLTFMDNSITKAISYSLTHPGLVLADDSGLSVAALGGEPGVRSARYAGPRASDAENRRLLLHRLADVPQEERTAVFSCALALATNGQILVTVEASCRGRITPLPRGREGFGYDPIFLPDGALLTFAEMTPEQKDRYSHRSQAVARLREWLASAQRIG
- the hemB gene encoding porphobilinogen synthase; the protein is MANSSHKLALRRRPRRLRATEAIRRLIEEHVLNVSDLVAPIFCKESGPQEEIESMPGVFRHNPADAVRLALDLYEAGVPGVALFPCIPEEKKDAKGSAALDPAGLIPRVVREIKARGAGLLVIADVALDPYTDHGHDGVWNAETGEIENDPTVFVLCEMARILGEAGVDFVAPSDMMDGRIAAIRVSLDAAELERVGILAYAVKFASAFYGPFRDAIGSRRGKGYLDKRSYQLNPANLREGLLEAQLDEEEGADILMVKPAGPYLDVISNVRARTLLPVAAYQVSGEYAQIIAAAGKGWLDLEAAYRESLLAIKRAGADLIFTYFAPLFAGIKL
- the upp gene encoding uracil phosphoribosyltransferase — its product is MSGLHHVQHPVLYDRITQMRDRRTDQSLFVRLLEEACFVLAVEATRDFALKSIPVATPLEDTRGPILSEAVVLVPILRAGLGMLPPFRTLLPQAAVSFIGALRDEHTLEPSIYLDRIPAVTSDAQVVLLDPMLATGGTAVTILNLLKERGARRLRLVCCLSSPEGIRRVQEAHPEVTIFTGAIDRGLNERGFILPGLGDAGDRQFGTRARSLPGHPGDG
- the rnc gene encoding ribonuclease III, producing the protein MNLEGLQVAIGHEFRSLSLLREALTHPSYAAESRRESPDYQRLEFLGDAVLQLAITDYLYSLFPKHNEGLLTKARSFLVNRARLATIARELGLGALLLLGKGEEKSGGREKDSTLADSFEALIGAIYRDAGWRKTKMIVRKLFSEALQRVGSSPETLLGNPKGLLQEFLQKEGGEPPRYRCIGQSGEAHRKWYTVVVEWGEAPLGEGTGRSKKEAELNAASDALARIAQRSPHESPFAALRRPR
- the bioB gene encoding biotin synthase BioB, which produces METLESLRRLYDQPLLPLLTRARSVHVVHHPENEIQRCELVNIKAGGCSEDCRYCAQSLRYATGITRQGILDPSSLRRAAREARLRGATRLCLGAAWRGLKEGDSRLHEVCRLVETIRDEGLEICVTLGLLRPAAARRLREAGVTVYNHNLNSGPKFYREIATTHSFADRIATLRAAQEAGLRLCSGGILGMGESVDDRLEMLLALLEFDPAPESVPLNLLVPIPGTPLSSQPPVDPLDLVRLICVTRIVLPRSRIRLAAGRRRLPPETQLLCFLAGANSIFIGEKLLTTPNASFDSDRVLFESLGVSSSGSNSCPRSKSAEPLLRRNPCRGSNFAGSVDQRGD
- a CDS encoding tyrosine recombinase; the protein is MRKTDGDAWAQAIESVLCYLATEKDHAANTQLSNRLLLEAFARWAVENRLCDPARVTIEDIHRYLARERDRGLAPSSLKSLIVALRHLFFFLRREGTISSDIATDLEMPKVGLRIPRVLSEKTIIHLLSIEYPSTPEGIRDRAILETLYGAGLRASELVGLRFTSFLREERLLRVFGKGGKERMVPLGRAAVRALEVYLREGRPLLLGARRSDFLFVKRGGGPLSRFALNQLLSRLARRIGLGRGIHPHLLRHSFATHLLHHGADLRSLQLLLGHADLATTQIYTHVDADRLREVHRRFHPRGQ
- a CDS encoding SIMPL domain-containing protein → MDAARGEMESVRTIRVHAEAEAAVPIDRAVVRFALISEGKTPGEAQQRDECRFGDIRKRVDGEWGGKAAWKTSEIRLQPVMAEGKGKKEGKERTIAYRVTRREAIELAEFSQLGGLLAVLFAAGVDEVSGVEWLSNRLEPLYRELLGKALEKARGKAELLAKAAGAQLGPVLNIQEGPEPARPLSRLELEGAASGVAQQGTAAVFPVSGGEMRIQASVQVVFRLW
- a CDS encoding sugar phosphate nucleotidyltransferase, producing the protein MKAMILAAGKGTRMGSLTTQVPKPMLSVGGRPVLDRIVCGLRDSARVTEFCLVVGHQQERIRSYFQDGAPLGVSIVYREQKVLDGTGRAPLLARDWVGEEPFLLSYGDILVDPQEYPRLIAAYCDDGVVAVCSRQDLRLGGAVRLDSNGLVQDIIEKPQNPDLWPNRYYNAGIYVFSPRAFVFMERLEKSPRGEYELTAAVRELARSGKVHGLVLQGDWADVRDPQVLAELNRRRH
- a CDS encoding glutamine-synthetase adenylyltransferase, with the protein product MDWRELCGAGADASRKLDALRVLKHREQLRIGFLDFAGRYSWQETVAALSHLADFSIASVLRLVEEELRVTHGSVSVLALGKLGGQELNYSSDIDIVFLAGDEESRFAAPLRTTIAQRVISGLSGAGKAGALYRVDLRLRPDGDSGALVPSLSESERYYAASGETWERMALIKARYVAGDPDLGYEFELLRQHFCFPRHLTEEVFEEIAAMKARIDEEILLGDRKLRDVKLGPGGIREIEFVAQALQLFYGARQPIIQVRSTCSALRALATVQILPFEEAEALTKAYGFLRNLEHRLQMVEELQTHLLPTDSDARAEIAKSLGLSPPDFESTLQKHRTLVHELFQKYFIKKCETHAHIPLGVFAAPAEAERNLAALQVRDSLLSAPRAARAYRRLAPFLAQSLASAVDPDAVLRRFVSFVSKYGARSFLYETLAANPKALDLLIRLFDASSFFSEILFAQPELFEEVTQSPSLGRQKNRADYLRELESLPGEPAVAARIYRRGELLRILLRDILGLADLAAIQEEYTALAEACLELACRRSSRGNLAYVALGRFGGGDLAYGSDLDCLCIGAPEEAALAVHRFLTETLGAGILFPMDYRLRPHGEGPLARPVEAYERYYRDEAEFWEIQALTRARFVAGDPTTGQRFIDKVERIWLDRTASCPVDKVIAMRERIEAERHAGVLSFRRFKTGIGGILDIEFGITLWLMKERKREPNFWKALVALQAALPAVAQRFEQGYRFLRRLEAVLRRERNQHQEILPEDPQAWNRLGRRLGFATLEEFIEAYEGQRKAIRAGYVELCERVRRSLH